Genomic DNA from Streptomyces sp. PCS3-D2:
TGGCGACGCGGTCGTTGACCGCATTCGACTTCGAGGTGATCTCGACGACGAGTTCGGCTGCGGCCCCCGGGACGTAGTTGGCGTCCTCCAGGACCACCTCGTCGGGTGCCACCACCAGGTCCGGAATGAACAGACCGCTACGGGACGGGACTGCCACGTTGAGGGTTTGGTAGATCTCGCAGTCCGGCGGCAGCACGGACATCAGTGCCCGCTGCACCTTGACGGCGATGTAGTTGTGATGGTTGACGGGCGGTGGTGCCACGGTGATGATCCCCTCGATGATCTCCACCCTGCAGCCCTCGGGCCAGTCCGACTCCTCCCAGAGGCGGACGAGGCGCTCCCAGCTGTCGCCGCCCTGCGGCTCCTGCTGGACGGTGAGTGCGCTCATGGTGTGCTCCTCAATCGGTTCGTCACCGATCCCAGCATGCCGAACGGGACCGGTGGGGGTCCACCGGTCCCGTTCACCCGAAGGGGAAGCCGCAGGTCAGGCGATGCGGTCCAGAACGATCGGCGTGGCGGAGAAGGCCGTGCCCGCCGCGGCGATGTCGAAGGAGCCGTCCAGCGCCGCCAGGGCGTAGTCGAACTTCTCCGGAGTGTCGGTGTGCAGCGTCATCAGCGGCTGGCCGGCCGTGACGGTGTCGCCCGGCTTCGCGTGCAGCTCGATGCCGGCGCCCGCCTGCACCGGGTCCTCCTTGCGGGCGCGGCCCGCACCGAGGCGCCACGCGCCGACGCCGACACCGTAGGCGTCCAGGCGGGTCAGCACACCCGACTCCGGGGCGGTGACGACGTGCTGTTCGCGGGCGACGGGCAGAGCCGCGTCCGGGTCGCCGCCCTGGGCCGCGATCATCCGGCGCCAGTGGTCCATCGCGGAGCCGTCGGCCAGGGCCTTCGCCGGGTCGGCGTCCTTGATGCCGGCCGCGTCCAGCATCTCCTTGGCCAGCGCGATGGTCAGCTCGACGACGTCGGCGGGGCCGCCGCCCGCGAGCACCTCGACCGACTCGCGGACTTCGAGGGCGTTTCCTGCGGTCAGACCGAGCGGGGTGGACATGTCGGTGAGGAGCGCGACCGTCTTGACGCCCGAGTCGGTGCCGAGACCGACCATGGTGCGCGCCAGCTCGCGCGCGTCCTCGATGTTCTTCATGAAGGCGCCGGTGCCGACCTTGACGTCCAGGACGAGCGAGCCCGTACCCTCGGCGATCTTCTTCGACATGATCGAGGAGGCGATCAGCGGGATGGCCTCGACGGTGCCGGTGACGTCGCGCAGCGCGTACAGCTTCTTGTCGGCCGGGGCCAGCCCGTCGCCGGCCGCGCAGATGACCGCGCCGGTGGTGTCGAGGACGTGCATCATCTCCTCGTTGGAGAGCAGCGCGCGCCAGCCCGGGATGGACTCCAGCTTGTCGAGGGTGCCGCCGGTGTGGCCGAGGCCGCGGCCCGAGAGCTGCGGCACGGCCGCGCCGCACGCGGCGACGAGCGGGGCCAGCGGGAGGGTGATCTTGTCGCCGACGCCGCCCGTGGAGTGCTTGTCGGCGGTCGGGCGGGACAGGGCGTCGAAGTTCATGCGCTCGCCGGAGGCGATCATCGCCGCGGTCCAGCGGGCGATCTCGGTCCGGTTCATGCCGTTGAGCAGGATGGCCATGGCCAGGGCGGACATCTGCTCGTCGGCCACGACGCCGCGGGTGTAGGCGTCGATGACCCAGTCGATCTGCTCGGGGCTCAGCTCACCGCGGTCCCGCTTGGTCCGGATGACGGAGATGACGTCCATGAGGTGCTTCCTTCTACGCGCATAGAGAGAGGGAGGGAGGTGTTCGGGGAACGGAAGGGCGACGGCCCTCCGCCCGGCAGGGGCGAAGGGCCGTCGACACGGCTATCTCAGGTGATCGGGCCCGAAGGCCTGCGGCAGCATCGCCGCGAGCGGCAGGACCCCGTCCGGGGTGTCCACCAGCAGCTCGTCCCCGCCGAACTCGTACAGCAGTTGGCGGCACCGCCCGCACGGCACGAGG
This window encodes:
- a CDS encoding Uma2 family endonuclease yields the protein MSALTVQQEPQGGDSWERLVRLWEESDWPEGCRVEIIEGIITVAPPPVNHHNYIAVKVQRALMSVLPPDCEIYQTLNVAVPSRSGLFIPDLVVAPDEVVLEDANYVPGAAAELVVEITSKSNAVNDRVAKLHGYAAAGIPLYLLIDPHATGEPAIHLYGEPANGTYRLLWSGKFGETVKLPEPFGVAIDTSGFPRP
- a CDS encoding thymidine phosphorylase yields the protein MDVISVIRTKRDRGELSPEQIDWVIDAYTRGVVADEQMSALAMAILLNGMNRTEIARWTAAMIASGERMNFDALSRPTADKHSTGGVGDKITLPLAPLVAACGAAVPQLSGRGLGHTGGTLDKLESIPGWRALLSNEEMMHVLDTTGAVICAAGDGLAPADKKLYALRDVTGTVEAIPLIASSIMSKKIAEGTGSLVLDVKVGTGAFMKNIEDARELARTMVGLGTDSGVKTVALLTDMSTPLGLTAGNALEVRESVEVLAGGGPADVVELTIALAKEMLDAAGIKDADPAKALADGSAMDHWRRMIAAQGGDPDAALPVAREQHVVTAPESGVLTRLDAYGVGVGAWRLGAGRARKEDPVQAGAGIELHAKPGDTVTAGQPLMTLHTDTPEKFDYALAALDGSFDIAAAGTAFSATPIVLDRIA